A part of Ammospiza caudacuta isolate bAmmCau1 chromosome 5, bAmmCau1.pri, whole genome shotgun sequence genomic DNA contains:
- the USP44 gene encoding ubiquitin carboxyl-terminal hydrolase 44: MDKCKHVGRLRLAQDHSILNPQKWHCMDCNTTESVWACLSCSHVACGRYIEEHALKHFQESSHPVALEVNELYVFCYLCDDYVLNDNATGDLKLLRSTLSAIKSQNYECTTRSGRTLRSMGTGDDSYLAHGGAQAALRNEDRMFTALWHRRRAVLGKVFRSWLELTPTGKRILEEERRQEEAELKKDEARKRRQERKRELKAEMEKMPPRKSSRLQNQIRMSSKPEPCPQRTSQNMEFLAELKETYTSEELRLKKISDSPIKRRPTVTPGVTGLRNLGNTCYMNSVLQVLSHLLIFRECFLKLDLNQTQELLATATNGKTRSSSKHLSIAASTLHVNENQEKAKGSYSMRRPSLSSGLSGGASKSMELIQPREPSSKHISLCHELHTLFQVMWSGKWALVSPFAMLHSVWRLIPAFRGYAQQDAQEFLCELLDKVQQELETTGTRYPALIPASQRKLIKQVLNVVNNIFHGQLLSQVTCLACDNKSNTIEPFWDLSLEFPERYHCNGKEMSSQYPCLLTEMLAKFTETEALEGKIYACDQCNTKRRKFSSKPVILTEAQKQLMVCRLPQVLRLHLKRFRWSGRNHREKIGVHVSFEQMLNMEPYCCRESLKSLLPDCFIYDLSAVVMHHGKGFGSGHYTAYCYNSEGGFWVHCNDSKLNMCTMEEVCKAQAYILFYSQRLTQANGHGRVPCPSTSESQQHTELAGSSMDNSSS, from the exons ATGGATAAGTGTAAGCACGTGGGACGTCTGCGCCTGGCCCAGGATCACTCCATCCTCAATCCTCAGAAATGGCATTGCATGGACTGCAACACCACGGAGTCGGTGTGGGCGTGCCTCAGCTGCTCGCACGTGGCGTGTGGCAGGTACATCGAGGAGCATGCACTAAAGCACTTTCAGGAGAGCAGCCACCCCGTGGCGTTGGAGGTGAACGAGCTGTACGTGTTCTGCTATCTGTGCGACGATTACGTGCTCAATGACAACGCCACCGGAGACTTAAAGCTCTTGCGGAGTACGTTGAGCGCGATCAAGAGTCAGAACTATGAGTGCACTACTCGAAGTGGGAGGACTTTGCGTTCCATGGGGACCGGCGATGATTCCTACCTTGCGCACGGCGGGGCCCAAGCCGCGCTTCGCAACGAAGACAGGATGTTCACGGCTCTCTGGCATCGGCGGCGTGCCGTCCTCGGCAAAGTGTTCAGATCGTGGCTTGAGTTGACACCTACTGGGAAAAGGATTTTGGAAGAGGAAAGACGTCAAGAAGAAGCAGAGCTAAAAAAGGACGAAGCTAGGAAGAGGAGACAAGAACGAAAGCGTGAGTTGAAAGCAGAGATGGAAAAGATGCCTCCAAGAAAGAGCAGTCGTTTACAAAATCAGATAAGAATGTCCTCAAAACCAGAACCCTGTCCTCAAAGAACATCACAGAACATGGAGTTTTTGGCAGAGTTGAAAGAAACATATACCTCAGAAGAACTGAGattgaaaaaaataagtgaCTCTCCAATTAAACGAAGGCCTACGGTGACTCCTGGAGTAACAGGACTGAGAAACCTGGGAAACACATGCTATATGAATTCTGTCCTGCAGGTATTAAGTCACTTACTTATTTTTCGAGAATGCTTTTTAAAGCTTGATCTCAACCAAACTCAGGAACTGCTGGCAACAGCAACCAATGGTAAAACAAGATCTTCATCCAAACACCTGTCAATAGCTGCCTCGACATTACACGTGAATGAAAACCAAGAGAAAGCAAAGGGATCATATTCTATGAGGCGGCCTAGTTTATCCTCTGGATTAAGTGGAGGAGCATCAAAAAGTATGGAACTTATTCAGCCCAGGGAGCCCAGTTCAAAACATATTTCTCTCTGTCATGAGTTGCATACTCTATTCCAGGTTATGTGGTCTGGCAAATGGGCACTGGTGTCTCCTTTTGCCATGCTTCATTCCGTGTGGAGACTAATTCCAGCCTTCAGAGGGTATGCCCAACAAGATGCTCAGGAATTTCTCTGTGAACTTTTGGATAAAGTACAGCAGGAACTGGAGACTACAGGGACCAGATACCCAGCTCTCATCCCTGCTTCTCAAAGAAAACTTATAAAGCAGGTTTTGAATGTGGTTAACAACATTTTTCATGGACAGTTGTTAAGTCAG GTTACATGCCTTGCCTGTGACAATAAATCAAACACCATAGAACCTTTCTGGGACCTGTCCCTGGAGTTTCCTGAGAGGTATCACTGCAATGGCAAGGAGATGTCGTCTCAGTATCCATGTCTGCTGACAGAAATGCTGGCCAAGTTTACAGAAACTGAAGCTTTGGAAGGAAAGATATATGCATGTGATCAGTGCAACA CAAAACGAAGGAAGTTTTCTTCTAAACCAGTTATACTCACAGAAGCTCAGAAGCAGCTTATGGTGTGTCGACTACCTCAGGTTCTCAGATTACACCTTAAACGGTTTAG GTGGTCAGGACGCAATCACCGTGAGAAGATTGGTGTACATGTTAGTTTTGAGCAAATGCTAAACATGGAGCCTTATTGCTGCAGGGAATCCCTCAAGTCTCTCCTGCCTGACTGCTTCATCTACGACTTGTCTGCTGTGGTAATGCACCACGGGAAAGGATTTGGCTCAGGGCACTACACTGCCTACTGCTACAATTCTGAAGGAG GATTTTGGGTACACTGCAATGATTCAAAACTCAACATGTGCACTATGGAAGAAGTATGCAAGGCTCAAGCCTACATTTTGTTTTACAGCCAACGACTTACTCAGGCAAATGGACATGGGAGAGTCCCTTGTCCTAGCACATCTGAAAGTCAGCAGCACACAGAATTAGCTGGCTCTTCCATGGACAACAGTAGCAGCTAA